TGAAAGATTCTTTTTCGCTTTGCGAGAAGGTCAGGATGAGGAAAATTTTGATATAAATCATCTCCCTTGCGTACTCAGCATATACTCTGAGGGTACTCATCAACTTTAAAAGGAGAGTGAACTTCCATTATGAATTAAATCGTGCTTAGAATTTGATTTATGCAAGAAGTCTATGGATATCACTCATTCATTTTGAACCTAAAAATGCATGCGATCTTGCATTAAAAAAGAGGCACTTAGGCCTCTTTTTAATGATCAATTCAATATCATTTTAATGCTTCACCCATCTCACGATGATAAATCTCATCCGACTGCTCAAAACGCTCGATCACGTCTTGGGCTGGGGCTTTACCCATTAAACTCACGATGATAATGGTCAGCAATGACAAAATAAAGCCCGGTACAATTTCATAGAGACCGACATGCGCCATCGTGTTTTTCCATACAATCACCGTGATAGCACCGACGATCATACCCAGCAGTGCGCCATTTAAGGTCATGCGTTTCCAAAACAACGATAAAATAATGAGTGGTCCAAAGGCTGCACCGAATCCCGCCCATGCATAAGCCACTAGACCGAGAACTTTACTGTCAGGGCGCATTGCAAGGAAAATCGCCAATACCGAAATCGCGAGTACCATCAAACGTCCGACCCAAACCAATTCAGTTTGCGAGGCATTTTTACGGATAAATGATTTATAAATATCCTCAGTTAAGGTGCTTGAACAGACCAAAAGCTGACAACTTAGTGTACTCATCACGGCCGCTAAAATCGCCGCAAGCACCACACCTGCAATCCAAGGATTAAACAGAATTTTGGTCAGTTCCATAAACACAGTTTCAGGATTGGCTTTGACCGCACTGGCAAGTTCAGGGTGAATATGGAAATACGCAATCCCAACATAACCCACAGCCACAGCACCGGCTAAACACAGCACCATCCAAATCATACCGATCCGACGTGCATTGGGAATTGAGCGCACTGAATCGGCGGCCATGAAACGGACTAAAATATGCGGCTGACCAAAATAACCTAAGCCCCAAGCCATCGATGAAATAATTGCGATGCCACTGACCCCAGTAAACATATTAGATGCATGTGGACGAGCCGTTTCAATGATTTGGCTAAATTGTGAAGTATCACCCAACGCCAAATAGGTCATGATCGGTGCCAGCAGTAAAGCAAAAATCATCAATCCGGCTTGGAACGTATCGGTCCAACTGATCGCAAGGAAACCACCGATACACACATAACTGATGGTGGCGATGGCGCTGACCCATAGGGCAGTGGTGTAGGATAGACCAAAAATACTCTCAAACAATCGTGCACCTGCGACCATACCGGACGCACAATAAATTGCGAAAAACACCAAAATAATCATCGCGGAAACGATGCGAAGAATTTTTTTAGTGTCACTAAAACGATAGGTAAAAAAGTCCGGCAATGTCAGGGCATTGTTTTGAATTTCAGTATGTACCCGCAGACGACCTGCGACCATATACCAGTTAAACCAAGCCCCGATGATCAAGCCAATCGCGATCCATGATTCAGATAAACCCGTTAAAAAGATTGCACCGGGCAGGCCCATGAGCAGCCAACCACTCATGTCGGAGGCACCTGCCGACAATGCGGTAACAAAACTCCCCAGACTTCGTCCACCTAAAATATAATCGGAGAAGTCGGTGGTTTTTTTATAGGCATAGAGCCCGATACAGACCATGACCACGATATAAAACAAAAACGTGACCACGGTGGGGGTGAGAAAATTCATAATGTATCCTTATATCCGTGTGGGGATTAATTCGTCCAAGCATTCTTTTTATAAGTCGATGAATGAGTGAGCAGATTCAAACATATATTCAATTTTTTTTGCTGTTTTTTTTATAATGGGATTCTGCGTAACTTGTGTATCCGATTGTACATTGAGATACAAAGCTGATTTTAATTTAACTCAATGAGATGATAAAAATTTAAAACCGCATACTCTTATTTAAAACAATTTGATTTATATATAACTTGAATAAGCGATTAATCATCGAGATCATTTTAAATCTCTATAAATTTACACGTTGTTACAGTGCGAACATTGCCTCTATAAATCTCAATAAACCCTTGCTAAATCCTGCTGAATCCTCTGTAGTGAATATTGATGAATAGATTCATATTAAATCGGCATTTATAGCAATATCAATAATACGTGAGAATAATCATGGAAACGGTTCAAGCACAAACACATCAAGCAGAAACAACAAGAACAGAAAAAGATTTACTCGGAACGAAACAGGTTCCGATGCAGTTGTACTACGGCATTCATACACTCCGAGCATTGGATAATTTCAAGATTTCCAAACATACAGTCGGTGAACAACTCAATTTCATTCGTGCTTTGGCGCAAGTGAAAAAAGCATCTGCCCAAGCCAATTTAAACTTTGGCAAGCTAAATGAAGAACAAAGTCTGGCGATACAAAAAGCCTGCGATGTCTTAATCGAACATCCAGAACAGTGGTCAAGTTCGTTTCCCAGTGATGTGTTTCAAGGTGGAGCAGGCACATCGATTAATATGAACAGTAATGAAGTGATTGCCAATATTGCACTTGAACTGATGGGCTATGATAAAGGGCGTTATGACATCATTCATCCCAATGATCATGTCAATAAATCACAGTCGACCAATGACGTTTATCCAACAGCCTTAAGACTGGCAACGTATTATGCGTTGGATGATTTATTTAAGGTCATGAATCAACTGATCCAGAGTCTGATCTTAAAAGCCAGTGAGTTTAATTTTGTCTTGAAAATGGGGCGTACTCAGTTGCAAGATGCAGTCCCCATGAC
The sequence above is drawn from the Acinetobacter lanii genome and encodes:
- the putP gene encoding sodium/proline symporter PutP — protein: MNFLTPTVVTFLFYIVVMVCIGLYAYKKTTDFSDYILGGRSLGSFVTALSAGASDMSGWLLMGLPGAIFLTGLSESWIAIGLIIGAWFNWYMVAGRLRVHTEIQNNALTLPDFFTYRFSDTKKILRIVSAMIILVFFAIYCASGMVAGARLFESIFGLSYTTALWVSAIATISYVCIGGFLAISWTDTFQAGLMIFALLLAPIMTYLALGDTSQFSQIIETARPHASNMFTGVSGIAIISSMAWGLGYFGQPHILVRFMAADSVRSIPNARRIGMIWMVLCLAGAVAVGYVGIAYFHIHPELASAVKANPETVFMELTKILFNPWIAGVVLAAILAAVMSTLSCQLLVCSSTLTEDIYKSFIRKNASQTELVWVGRLMVLAISVLAIFLAMRPDSKVLGLVAYAWAGFGAAFGPLIILSLFWKRMTLNGALLGMIVGAITVIVWKNTMAHVGLYEIVPGFILSLLTIIIVSLMGKAPAQDVIERFEQSDEIYHREMGEALK